In the genome of Carnobacterium viridans, one region contains:
- a CDS encoding GGDEF domain-containing protein: MLTSIILDMIANISILSTASYIFIKLIPNNKNIALNKKEKILLVGVAGVTSFLLMLFSIDLPNKALLDLRHIILILLIYYFGEKSVFPVVVLMVFFRFLMGVNPASIRSAMMYILLGLFLPIVYKSLIKKMNNKYRVLLILNAICVSTIVLNLHFLYQDLLLNSLVYIGLLVLSSLVIIMVTAFIEDLLTSRILYLNEQEHARMDFLTGLYNMREFKNKWQMVQLEKKIATTALMMIDIDYFKWINDNYGHSNGNFVLRQIATILKIEAIDNEMIYRVGGEEFCLILNDLSYSDQQEIAEKIRKSVEKKLFLLENGDSIQLTVSIGLAASTQTKDMKKLFRLADRCLYLAKDQGRNKVICKQMETE, from the coding sequence ATGCTGACATCTATTATTTTAGATATGATCGCAAACATTTCGATTCTTAGTACAGCATCTTACATATTTATAAAACTGATTCCAAATAACAAAAATATTGCACTAAACAAAAAAGAAAAGATACTATTGGTTGGAGTAGCTGGTGTAACGAGCTTCTTGTTAATGCTATTTTCAATTGATTTACCTAATAAAGCATTACTAGACTTAAGACACATTATTCTAATTTTGTTGATTTATTATTTTGGTGAGAAGTCCGTTTTTCCAGTAGTCGTTTTGATGGTATTTTTTCGCTTTCTAATGGGCGTCAACCCTGCTTCAATCCGTTCCGCGATGATGTACATTCTTTTAGGATTATTCTTGCCGATTGTATATAAGAGTTTAATTAAAAAAATGAACAACAAATATAGAGTGTTATTGATTCTAAATGCGATTTGTGTTTCTACGATTGTATTAAATTTACACTTTTTATATCAAGATTTACTATTGAATAGTTTGGTTTACATCGGCTTATTGGTACTTTCTAGCCTTGTCATTATTATGGTCACTGCATTTATTGAAGACTTGTTAACAAGTCGCATTCTTTATTTAAATGAACAAGAACATGCAAGAATGGATTTTTTGACTGGTTTATATAATATGAGAGAATTTAAAAATAAATGGCAAATGGTTCAGTTAGAAAAAAAAATAGCTACCACTGCATTAATGATGATTGATATAGATTATTTTAAATGGATCAATGATAATTATGGTCATTCTAATGGAAACTTTGTTTTACGACAAATAGCTACTATTTTGAAAATTGAAGCTATTGATAATGAAATGATTTACCGTGTAGGTGGAGAAGAATTTTGCTTAATTCTTAATGACTTGTCTTATTCAGATCAACAGGAGATAGCAGAAAAGATCAGGAAGAGTGTAGAAAAAAAACTTTTTTTATTAGAAAATGGTGATAGTATTCAATTGACTGTTTCAATTGGGTTAGCGGCTTCAACACAAACTAAAGATATGAAAAAATTATTTCGATTAGCTGATCGTTGCTTATATCTGGCGAAAGATCAAGGCAGAAATAAAGTGATCTGTAAACAAATGGAAACTGAATAA
- a CDS encoding ABC-F family ATP-binding cassette domain-containing protein, translated as MITVTNVSLQFSDRKLFDDVNIKFIPGNCYGLIGANGAGKSTFLKILAGEIQPSTGNVSMGPDERLTTLSQNHYGFEDYTVLETVIMGHKRLYEIMKEKDAVYMKADFTDADGILAAELEGEFAELDGWEAEPQAAVMLQGLGISEAMHDKKMSELTEGLKVKVLLAQALFGKPDVLLLDEPTNGLDKQSIEWLEEFLIDFPNTVIVVSHDRHFLNKVCTHMADVDFSKIKLYVGNYDFWLESSQLASKLQGNVNAKKEEQIKELQAFIARFSANASKSKQATSRKKMLEKITLDDIQPSSRRYPFVGFTPDRDIGNDLLRVENISKTIDGKKILDNITFTLNKDDKVAFTSKNDISITVLFKILMGEMEPDTGTFKWGVTTSQSYLPKDTTDEFLNESLTVVDWLRQFASAEENDNTFLRSFLGRMLFSGEDVLKEVSVLSGGEKVRCMLSKMMLSKSNVLVMDDPTNHLDLESITALNDGLIAFKGSILFGSHDHQFIQTIANRIIEISPNGVVDRAETTYDDFLDNKSVKEQISALYAN; from the coding sequence ATGATTACAGTAACTAATGTAAGTTTACAATTTTCAGATAGAAAATTGTTCGATGACGTAAATATAAAATTCATTCCCGGCAATTGTTATGGTCTCATTGGTGCAAATGGTGCAGGTAAGTCGACTTTCTTAAAAATATTAGCTGGTGAGATTCAACCTTCAACTGGTAATGTTTCTATGGGTCCCGATGAACGTTTGACTACTTTAAGTCAAAATCACTATGGTTTTGAAGATTATACTGTTTTAGAAACAGTTATTATGGGACACAAACGTTTATACGAAATAATGAAAGAAAAAGATGCTGTCTATATGAAAGCTGACTTCACGGATGCAGATGGTATTTTAGCTGCTGAACTAGAAGGCGAATTTGCTGAATTAGATGGTTGGGAAGCTGAACCTCAAGCCGCTGTTATGTTACAAGGTCTAGGAATTTCAGAAGCTATGCATGATAAAAAAATGAGTGAGTTAACAGAAGGTTTAAAAGTTAAAGTCTTGTTAGCACAAGCTTTATTCGGTAAGCCTGACGTTCTTCTATTGGATGAGCCTACCAATGGTTTAGACAAACAATCAATTGAATGGTTAGAAGAATTCTTAATTGATTTCCCTAATACTGTTATTGTTGTTTCCCATGACCGTCACTTCTTAAACAAAGTTTGTACTCATATGGCTGACGTTGACTTTAGTAAAATCAAGTTATATGTTGGAAACTATGACTTCTGGTTAGAATCTAGCCAATTAGCTTCTAAATTACAAGGTAATGTAAATGCTAAAAAAGAAGAGCAGATTAAAGAGCTACAAGCCTTTATTGCTCGATTTAGTGCAAATGCGTCTAAATCAAAACAAGCAACGTCTCGTAAAAAAATGTTAGAAAAAATCACATTAGATGATATTCAACCTTCTTCTCGTCGTTACCCATTCGTTGGGTTTACTCCTGATCGTGATATCGGAAATGACTTGCTACGTGTTGAAAACATTTCTAAGACCATCGATGGCAAAAAAATATTAGATAATATTACTTTTACATTGAATAAAGATGATAAAGTTGCCTTTACCAGTAAAAATGATATTTCGATTACAGTATTGTTTAAAATATTGATGGGTGAAATGGAACCTGATACAGGTACCTTCAAGTGGGGAGTAACGACTTCTCAATCTTATTTACCAAAAGATACAACTGATGAGTTTTTAAATGAAAGTTTAACTGTTGTTGACTGGTTACGTCAATTTGCTTCTGCTGAAGAAAATGACAATACATTCTTACGTAGCTTCTTAGGTCGTATGCTTTTCTCTGGTGAAGATGTACTGAAAGAAGTATCTGTTCTTTCCGGTGGAGAAAAAGTTCGTTGTATGTTATCTAAAATGATGTTGAGTAAATCAAACGTTTTAGTCATGGATGATCCTACAAATCACTTGGACTTAGAATCTATTACAGCTTTAAACGATGGCTTGATTGCTTTTAAAGGCTCAATATTATTTGGTTCACATGACCACCAATTTATCCAAACCATTGCAAATCGTATTATCGAAATTTCTCCAAATGGAGTTGTCGATCGCGCTGAAACAACTTATGATGATTTCTTAGATAATAAGTCTGTTAAAGAACAAATTTCAGCTTTATATGCTAACTAA
- a CDS encoding Dps family protein, producing the protein MAKQTEVQELLNELVATYGVFNIKLYQHHFYVKGPHFFKLHETFEELYDGVTEQFDELAERLIAVGGKPYATLGEFLEHSLVKEAPYDGKETAEEMVASTVSDYRIIGDKLAKGIVLTGEAGDDATQDLLIGYKSGVDKTVWMLQAYLGKDPLDA; encoded by the coding sequence GTGGCAAAACAAACAGAAGTACAAGAATTGTTAAATGAATTAGTTGCAACATATGGGGTTTTTAACATTAAGCTATATCAACATCACTTCTATGTAAAAGGTCCTCATTTTTTTAAATTGCATGAAACCTTTGAAGAATTATATGACGGAGTAACTGAACAATTTGATGAATTAGCAGAACGTTTGATTGCAGTAGGTGGAAAACCTTATGCAACTTTGGGAGAATTTTTAGAACATTCTTTAGTTAAAGAAGCTCCATATGATGGAAAAGAAACTGCTGAGGAAATGGTAGCATCAACGGTTTCAGATTATAGAATCATTGGGGATAAATTAGCAAAAGGGATTGTTCTCACTGGTGAAGCAGGAGACGACGCAACACAAGATTTGCTGATTGGGTATAAATCAGGTGTAGATAAAACGGTTTGGATGTTGCAAGCTTATTTAGGTAAAGATCCACTTGATGCTTAG